The following are encoded together in the Vidua macroura isolate BioBank_ID:100142 chromosome 6, ASM2450914v1, whole genome shotgun sequence genome:
- the LOC128808471 gene encoding translation initiation factor IF-2-like, translated as MLESHLSHTVKELSFTTFLMQLLMPQGTGNLRNETPLTTSPTRVGKQHLRASDTSTGTQGGPDRGNEAQRSLKLRRPPGRCSSRLSPKPHPGLPTATGNAPRSHFGRQCSPSRPSAGGLTQQLREHRGHGVLAPLHPAPGRCAREAPEPPRTPPAPRQRPLPAVGPRPDHPPPPHPAGPQPRARRGLGPPPLAGRARPRCGPRRSPGGTHRDGGGQDRAGPCRAGAAGTERERPVLRGAGGRKGRRRPRTSAAPAAAPPRVKGTGTAPAGSPRPCPARTAAAGEPRERGAPARLRHVCGCITRSPPVRWGIAPRAPHVGIPHLVLRFAPPKIPPRGDPRDSPTQTRSPRIPHRDSPHAGIPQPDSPHAGITHPDSLTRGSPRITQPGSPHTRIPKDHPPRLPAHAGIPPPPSSPMLQSLSCS; from the coding sequence GGCACGGGCAACCTCAGAAATGAAACACCACTGACAACATCACCTACGAGGGTGGGGAAGCAGCATTTGCGAGCATCTGACACCAGCACGGGCACCCAAGGCGGCCCAGATCGCGGCAATGAAGCGCAACGCTCATTAAAGCTCCGACGGCCACCCGGGCGCTGCAGCAGCCGCCTCTCGCCAAAACCTCACCCGGGGCTCCCGACAGCCACGGGGAACGCTCCGAGATCCCACTTCGGCCGTCAGTGCTCGCCCAGCCGCCCCTCGGCGGGCGGTTTAACGCAGCAGCTCCGGGAGCACCGCGGACACGGCGTGCTTGCCCCGCTTCACCCGGCTCCGGGGAGATGCGCTCGGGAAGCACCGGAGCCCCCCCGAACCCCGCCGGCCCCACGGCAGCGGCCTCTCCCCGCCGTGGGGCCGCGCCCcgaccaccccccccccccacacccgGCCGGgccgcagccccgggcccgccgCGGCCTGGGCCCGCCGCCCCTCGCCGGGagggcccggccccgctgcggCCCGCGGCGCTCCCCGGGCGGGACTCACCGAGACGGCGGcgggcaggacagggcagggccgtgccgggccggggctgcggggacgGAGCGGGAGCGGCCGGTGCTGCGCGGCGCGGGCggcaggaaggggaggaggCGGCCCCGCACGTCCGCCGCGCCTGCGGCCGCCCCCCCGCGCGTTAAAggcaccggcaccgccccgGCCGGGagcccccggccctgcccggcaCGGACCGCGGCCGcgggggagccccgggagcgGGGAGCGCCCGCCCGGCTTCGCCACGTGTGTGGGTGCATCACCCGCAGCCCGCCCGTGCGCTGGGGGATCGCCCCCCGAGCTCCCCACGTGGGGATCCCTCACCTCGTCCTGAGGTTCGCcccacccaaaatccccccacGCGGGGATCCCCGGGATTCACCCACCCAGACTCGCTCCCCAAGGATCCCTCACCGAGACTCCCCCCACGCGGGGATCCCCCAACCAGATTCTCCCCACGCAGGGATCACCCACCCAGACTCCCTCACAAGGGGATCCCCAAGGATCACCCAGCCAGGCTCCCCCCACACGCGGATCCCCAAAGATCACCCACCCAGGCTCCCCGCACACGCGGGGATCCCACCACCCCCAAGCTCCCCCATGCTGCAATCCCTCTCCTGTTCCTGA